A DNA window from Staphylococcus warneri contains the following coding sequences:
- the hemH gene encoding ferrochelatase yields the protein MSKTIGLLVMAYGTPYKESDIEPYYTDIRHGKKPTDEELQDLKNRYEFIGGLSPLAGTTDRQAEALKDALNGAYDDVEFKLYLGLKHISPYIEEAVESMNNDGITEAVTVVLAPHYSSFSVGSYDERADQEAEKYGIQLHHVKHYYHQPKFLEFWTNQINDTLKQIPSEEHDDTVLVVSAHSLPKGLIERNNDPYPKELHDTAEQLKVKSNIIHVAEGWQSEGNTGTPWLGPDVQDLTRDLYDAHGYKNFIYTPVGFVCEHLEVLYDNDYECKVVCDDIGANYYRPDMPNTHPLFIGAIVDEIKSVF from the coding sequence ATGAGTAAAACAATAGGATTATTAGTAATGGCTTATGGCACACCTTACAAAGAAAGTGACATTGAACCTTATTATACTGATATCAGACACGGTAAAAAACCAACAGATGAAGAACTACAAGATTTAAAAAACCGCTATGAATTTATTGGTGGATTGTCACCATTAGCAGGTACTACAGACAGACAAGCAGAAGCATTAAAAGATGCCTTAAACGGCGCATATGACGATGTTGAATTTAAGTTATATTTAGGTCTTAAACATATTTCACCATATATAGAAGAAGCGGTTGAGTCTATGAATAATGATGGGATTACTGAAGCAGTAACTGTAGTTTTAGCACCACATTATTCAAGCTTTTCAGTCGGCTCTTATGATGAACGTGCTGATCAAGAGGCTGAAAAATACGGTATTCAATTACATCATGTTAAACATTATTATCACCAACCGAAATTCTTAGAATTTTGGACTAACCAAATTAATGATACTTTAAAACAGATTCCATCTGAAGAACATGACGATACTGTATTAGTTGTATCTGCACACAGTCTACCTAAAGGATTAATTGAAAGAAACAATGATCCATATCCTAAAGAGCTACATGACACAGCAGAACAATTAAAAGTTAAATCAAATATTATCCATGTTGCTGAAGGTTGGCAATCAGAAGGTAATACTGGTACACCTTGGTTAGGGCCTGACGTACAGGATTTAACAAGAGATTTATATGATGCGCATGGCTATAAAAACTTTATCTATACACCAGTAGGATTTGTATGCGAACATTTAGAAGTTTTATATGATAATGACTATGAATGTAAAGTTGTTTGTGACGACATCGGTGCAAATTATTATCGTCCAGACATGCCTAATACGCATCCATTATTTATCGGTGCAATTGTAGACGAAATTAAATCAGTATTTTAA
- the hemY gene encoding protoporphyrinogen oxidase: MSKNVAIIGAGITGLTSAYYMKKQNPHLNVTIYEATNRPGGKIQTYRKDGYTIELGPESYLGRKTIMTDIANEIGLGNDLITNTTGQSYIYAKNKLYPIPGGSIMGIPTDIKPFIKTKLISPLGKLRAGLDLFKKPIEIEDDISVGDFFRQRLGDEVLENLIEPLMGGIYGTNIDDLSLMSTFPNFKEKEEAFGSLIKGMKDEKEQRIKQRQLYPGAPKGQFKQFKHGLSSFIEALEEAVKNQGVDIQYNTKVEDIIVSQRDYQVVVDGKNEVYDGVLVTTPQQVFMQWFNHDPAFDYFNTMDSTTVATVVLAFDEKDIENTYDGTGFVIARTSNTDITACTWTSKKWPFTTPEGKVLIRAYVGKPGDTVVDDHTDEEIVSIVRRDLKQMMTFKGDPEFTIVNRLPKSMPQYHVGHIKQIRKIQEHIKRTYPRLKITGAPFEAVGLPDCIQQGHNAVDEMLEELR, encoded by the coding sequence TTGAGTAAGAATGTAGCAATCATCGGTGCAGGTATAACCGGCTTAACAAGTGCTTACTATATGAAAAAACAAAATCCTCATTTAAATGTAACCATTTATGAGGCAACCAATCGACCAGGTGGAAAAATCCAAACATACCGTAAAGATGGCTATACGATTGAATTAGGCCCAGAGTCTTATTTAGGTAGAAAAACGATTATGACTGATATAGCTAATGAAATTGGATTAGGTAATGATTTAATTACCAATACGACAGGTCAATCATACATTTATGCTAAAAATAAATTATATCCGATACCGGGTGGTTCTATTATGGGCATACCAACGGATATTAAACCTTTTATCAAAACTAAATTAATTTCACCATTAGGTAAACTTAGAGCTGGATTAGATTTATTTAAAAAGCCTATCGAGATAGAAGATGACATTTCAGTAGGTGATTTCTTTAGACAACGTTTAGGTGATGAAGTTCTTGAGAATTTAATTGAACCACTAATGGGTGGTATCTATGGTACAAATATAGATGACTTAAGTTTAATGAGTACATTTCCCAATTTTAAAGAAAAAGAAGAAGCCTTTGGTAGCTTAATTAAAGGTATGAAAGATGAAAAAGAACAACGTATTAAACAACGTCAATTATACCCAGGTGCGCCTAAAGGACAATTTAAACAGTTCAAGCATGGTTTAAGCTCATTTATCGAAGCACTTGAAGAAGCTGTTAAAAATCAAGGTGTAGACATTCAATATAACACTAAAGTTGAAGATATTATTGTATCTCAAAGAGACTATCAAGTGGTTGTTGATGGTAAAAATGAAGTATATGATGGTGTATTAGTCACTACACCTCAACAAGTGTTTATGCAATGGTTCAATCATGATCCAGCGTTTGATTATTTCAATACGATGGATTCAACAACAGTGGCAACAGTTGTCCTAGCATTTGATGAAAAAGATATTGAAAATACTTATGATGGTACTGGTTTTGTAATTGCTAGAACAAGTAATACAGATATTACGGCATGTACATGGACATCTAAAAAATGGCCATTTACAACACCAGAAGGCAAAGTTTTAATAAGAGCTTATGTTGGTAAACCAGGTGATACTGTTGTGGATGATCACACAGATGAAGAAATTGTTTCTATAGTACGTCGTGATTTAAAACAAATGATGACATTTAAAGGTGATCCTGAATTCACAATAGTCAATCGATTACCGAAAAGTATGCCTCAATACCATGTAGGTCACATTAAACAAATTAGAAAAATTCAAGAACATATTAAACGAACTTATCCGCGATTAAAAATTACAGGGGCGCCATTTGAAGCGGTTGGCCTACCTGATTGTATCCAACAAGGTCATAATGCGGTTGATGAAATGCTAGAGGAATTACGTTAA
- a CDS encoding RBBP9/YdeN family alpha/beta hydrolase, with protein sequence MTDVIIVHSSVGNAHNHWYEWLGHNLTLEGYKVSLFNLEANTSAKIDMWVKQMQQQLNVRKKDTYFVTHGFGTIATLKFIETLEQNVEGLFSIAGFKDDAVDIDENIDLHGVTINYERVKSKVDHFYGLSSKNDTHVSYKETKRLMDTLDGRMRVVEDGGHFMEEDGFTTFTSLQNRMQGFMTQ encoded by the coding sequence ATGACAGATGTCATCATTGTTCATTCAAGTGTAGGAAATGCACATAATCATTGGTATGAATGGTTAGGTCACAATTTAACGTTAGAAGGATATAAAGTCTCTCTTTTTAATTTAGAAGCTAATACTTCTGCTAAAATTGATATGTGGGTTAAGCAAATGCAACAACAATTAAATGTAAGAAAGAAAGATACATATTTTGTAACACATGGATTTGGAACGATAGCGACTTTGAAATTTATAGAAACATTAGAACAAAATGTTGAAGGGCTATTCAGTATTGCTGGTTTTAAAGATGATGCAGTAGACATAGATGAAAATATTGATTTACATGGAGTAACGATTAATTATGAACGAGTTAAAAGTAAAGTAGATCATTTTTATGGTTTGAGTTCTAAAAATGATACACATGTTTCATATAAAGAAACGAAGCGACTTATGGATACCTTAGATGGACGTATGAGAGTTGTTGAAGATGGTGGCCATTTTATGGAAGAGGATGGTTTTACTACATTCACATCACTACAAAATCGTATGCAAGGATTTATGACGCAATAG
- a CDS encoding epsilon family phenol-soluble modulin, with protein MQFITDLIKKAVDFFKGLFGNK; from the coding sequence ATGCAATTTATCACAGATCTTATCAAAAAAGCAGTAGATTTCTTCAAAGGTTTATTTGGTAACAAATAA
- the menE gene encoding o-succinylbenzoate--CoA ligase, translating into MDFWLKEQSIKNKNKIAVTDGQHSLTFKALYDEAHGLSQHLNQLSQSRIGLHINNRIESLILIHACWLANIEIAMINTRLTTNEMIAQMNSIDVNTIITTTSLELEGFNIYNIEEIQLLNQIEDQMNIFKLENIASIMFTSGTTGPQKAVPQTFKNHLASAEGCKRSLGYSQQSKWLSVLPIYHISGLSVILRSVMEGFTVRLLEKYNTENMLDIIKNEDITHVSLVPQTLKWLMDAGLEKPYQLEKILLGGAKLSSNLIQQALDYRLPIYNSFGMTETCSQFLTATPDMLAQRYDTVGKPSDNVKVKIKDADQNGHGELLIKGVNVMNGYLYPSNLTDTFEDGFFKTGDIAEIDDDGFVMIYDRRKDLIISGGENIYPYQIESVAKHFPEIEDAVCIGQNDDTWGQVPVLYYIAQDHFDKNDLQQHFSTHLAKYKIPKAFYEVNELPYTSTGKLQRNKVMSKESENED; encoded by the coding sequence GTGGACTTTTGGTTAAAAGAACAATCTATCAAGAATAAAAATAAAATAGCTGTGACTGATGGACAACACTCGCTTACATTCAAAGCTTTATATGATGAAGCGCATGGACTTTCACAACATTTAAACCAATTATCTCAGTCAAGAATTGGTTTACATATTAATAATCGAATTGAGTCATTGATTTTAATACATGCATGTTGGCTTGCTAATATTGAAATTGCGATGATTAATACTCGGTTAACGACTAATGAAATGATTGCTCAAATGAATTCAATCGATGTTAATACAATTATCACAACGACATCTTTAGAATTAGAAGGTTTTAATATATACAATATTGAGGAAATTCAGCTTTTAAATCAAATAGAAGATCAAATGAATATTTTTAAATTAGAAAATATCGCATCAATCATGTTTACATCGGGTACGACTGGTCCACAAAAGGCTGTGCCTCAAACGTTTAAGAATCATCTAGCAAGTGCAGAAGGATGTAAAAGGAGCTTAGGATATAGTCAACAATCTAAATGGTTATCTGTACTCCCGATTTATCATATATCAGGTTTGAGTGTGATATTACGTAGTGTGATGGAAGGATTTACTGTCAGACTATTAGAGAAATATAATACAGAAAATATGCTTGATATTATTAAAAATGAAGATATTACTCATGTGTCACTTGTGCCACAAACATTAAAATGGTTAATGGATGCAGGTTTAGAAAAGCCATATCAATTAGAAAAGATTCTGTTAGGTGGCGCAAAGCTTTCTTCAAATTTAATTCAACAAGCATTAGATTATCGCTTGCCTATTTATAATTCGTTTGGAATGACTGAAACATGTTCACAATTTTTAACTGCGACACCAGATATGTTGGCTCAACGATATGATACAGTTGGTAAACCGAGTGATAATGTCAAAGTTAAAATTAAAGATGCTGATCAAAATGGTCACGGTGAATTACTCATAAAAGGGGTAAATGTAATGAATGGTTATTTATATCCTTCTAATTTAACAGATACATTTGAAGATGGCTTTTTTAAAACAGGTGATATTGCTGAAATTGACGATGATGGCTTCGTTATGATTTATGATCGTCGTAAAGACTTAATCATTAGTGGTGGAGAAAATATCTATCCATACCAAATTGAATCTGTAGCTAAACATTTTCCTGAAATTGAAGACGCCGTATGTATTGGTCAAAATGATGACACTTGGGGTCAAGTACCGGTACTATATTATATCGCCCAAGACCACTTTGATAAAAATGATTTACAACAACATTTCTCCACACATTTAGCTAAATATAAAATACCTAAAGCCTTTTATGAAGTAAATGAATTACCATATACTTCAACAGGTAAACTACAAAGAAATAAAGTGATGTCAAAGGAATCTGAAAATGAAGATTAA
- the menC gene encoding o-succinylbenzoate synthase, which translates to MKINELKFYLYSQAFKSPIVTPKVSLDKRECLIIELITETGDTYFGECNAFKTPWYDKETISSVKQQIEQWFVSIKNKDVYSFEEWQSLLNTLNHCPAARSTVVMALYQMYYKLKAFKVEYGATVSGWSDAQFATLKQTQPKRIKVKYSNQLISDINKLKSLEFPFDIVIDANESLDINQYQEINKDMNQNILYIEEPFANINTLKQFDNEPQLPIAIDEKATSIDDIQFIVSHYQIDTVVLKPFRLGGIDRVIETIDYLKNRGINIVVGGMYEYGLSRYFTAMLSQYGDYPGDVTPAGYYFENDFVENEGILKEGMIEFIPPVVDRSKLECINGDV; encoded by the coding sequence ATGAAGATTAATGAGTTGAAGTTTTACTTGTATAGTCAGGCATTTAAATCACCTATTGTGACACCTAAAGTGTCATTAGACAAAAGAGAATGTTTAATCATCGAACTGATTACTGAAACAGGTGATACGTATTTTGGTGAGTGCAACGCCTTTAAAACACCATGGTACGATAAGGAAACTATATCTTCTGTTAAACAACAGATCGAACAGTGGTTTGTATCAATTAAGAATAAGGATGTATATTCATTTGAAGAATGGCAGTCGCTATTGAACACATTAAATCATTGTCCGGCAGCCCGCAGTACAGTTGTCATGGCGTTATATCAAATGTATTATAAACTTAAAGCATTTAAGGTTGAATATGGTGCTACCGTCAGTGGATGGAGTGATGCCCAATTTGCGACGTTAAAGCAAACGCAACCTAAACGTATAAAAGTGAAATATTCAAATCAATTAATTTCTGATATTAATAAATTAAAGTCATTAGAATTTCCATTTGATATTGTCATCGATGCAAATGAGTCACTCGATATCAATCAATACCAAGAAATAAATAAAGATATGAATCAAAATATATTATATATAGAAGAACCGTTTGCTAATATTAATACCTTAAAACAGTTTGATAATGAACCGCAATTACCTATTGCAATTGATGAAAAGGCAACATCAATTGATGATATTCAGTTTATTGTTTCGCATTATCAAATTGATACTGTTGTACTCAAGCCGTTTAGATTAGGTGGTATTGACCGTGTTATAGAAACCATTGATTATCTAAAAAATAGGGGTATTAATATTGTTGTAGGTGGTATGTATGAATACGGATTGAGTCGTTATTTTACTGCAATGTTATCTCAATATGGTGATTATCCTGGTGATGTGACGCCAGCAGGCTATTATTTTGAAAATGACTTTGTGGAAAATGAAGGTATTTTAAAAGAGGGAATGATTGAATTCATTCCCCCTGTAGTAGATAGAAGTAAATTAGAATGTATTAATGGTGATGTTTAG
- the yidD gene encoding membrane protein insertion efficiency factor YidD: MKKIFLALIHFYQRYISPLTPPTCRFYPTCSEYTREAIQYHGAFKGLYLGIRRILKCHPLHKGGYDPVPLAKNKSKHHH; this comes from the coding sequence ATGAAAAAAATATTCTTAGCCTTGATACATTTTTATCAACGCTATATTTCTCCATTAACACCACCTACATGTCGCTTTTATCCTACATGTTCAGAATATACGCGTGAAGCGATTCAATATCATGGTGCTTTCAAAGGATTATATTTAGGCATTCGACGCATACTCAAATGCCATCCACTACATAAAGGTGGCTATGACCCAGTACCGCTTGCTAAAAATAAGTCTAAACATCACCATTAA
- the ytkD gene encoding RNA deprotection pyrophosphohydrolase, producing MYLKFLDKDQREVQLTYKANTDNPTGNHVLAIPVYQGKLLFTRHKNRGIEFPGGKREHGESSIDAIQRELYEETGAFIEEIQYIAQYTVKTNDASRFVKDVYFIQVSSLANRTDYLETDGPCLFTSIEDIPYSERSFLLQDDAILHCFERVISLGLY from the coding sequence ATGTACTTGAAGTTTTTAGATAAAGACCAAAGAGAAGTGCAGTTAACATATAAAGCGAATACAGATAATCCAACAGGTAATCACGTTCTTGCAATACCAGTATACCAAGGGAAGTTATTATTTACTCGACATAAAAATAGAGGTATTGAATTTCCTGGCGGCAAAAGGGAACATGGAGAATCAAGCATTGATGCTATCCAGCGTGAATTATATGAAGAAACCGGTGCATTTATAGAAGAAATACAGTACATTGCTCAATATACTGTGAAAACTAACGATGCCTCTAGGTTTGTCAAAGATGTTTATTTTATTCAAGTTTCATCTTTAGCCAATCGAACTGACTATTTAGAAACAGATGGCCCTTGTCTTTTTACTTCTATAGAAGACATACCATATAGTGAACGTAGTTTTTTGCTACAAGATGACGCCATTTTACACTGTTTTGAAAGGGTGATTTCACTTGGACTTTATTAA
- a CDS encoding alpha/beta hydrolase family protein yields the protein MPIEIATHQFDEITYDVDHLKVKALMMTPYSKVNRIVVYLRGGKGQVGRVRAARLMQFANEQTLVVGPYYRGNNGSEGKDEFYRGDLNDVTELIRILHSKYPNAFIHMIGFSRGGLQGLLTFQDLPVDSYIIWGGVSDIHLMYEERVDLRGMLRRMVGHPKKDHEAYEVREAIQYITPQSPPILIVHGGKDKQVGIHQAYYLERRLKDIGVHYDTLYQMEEGHVPRPFALKETLKYIHKWMTQIEINKK from the coding sequence ATGCCGATTGAAATAGCTACGCACCAGTTTGATGAAATCACTTATGATGTTGATCATCTAAAAGTGAAGGCACTAATGATGACACCATATAGTAAAGTTAATAGAATAGTGGTTTATTTAAGAGGCGGAAAAGGACAAGTTGGTCGGGTACGAGCAGCTCGCTTAATGCAATTTGCTAATGAACAGACACTTGTTGTGGGTCCTTATTATAGAGGTAATAATGGTAGTGAAGGTAAAGATGAGTTTTATCGAGGAGATTTAAATGATGTCACTGAACTTATACGCATATTACATTCAAAATATCCCAACGCGTTTATACATATGATTGGATTTTCTCGTGGTGGGTTGCAAGGCTTGCTAACATTTCAAGATTTACCAGTTGATAGTTATATCATTTGGGGTGGTGTTTCTGATATACATTTAATGTATGAAGAGCGTGTGGATTTAAGAGGGATGCTGAGAAGAATGGTTGGGCACCCTAAAAAAGATCATGAAGCATATGAAGTTAGAGAAGCGATACAATATATTACACCGCAAAGTCCACCGATTTTAATTGTACATGGTGGTAAAGATAAACAGGTAGGTATTCATCAAGCTTATTATCTAGAACGACGATTGAAAGACATTGGTGTGCATTATGATACACTTTATCAAATGGAAGAAGGACATGTACCTCGACCATTTGCTTTAAAAGAAACTTTAAAGTACATACATAAATGGATGACTCAAATAGAAATAAACAAAAAATAG
- the pckA gene encoding phosphoenolpyruvate carboxykinase (ATP) encodes MSIDTYSETTKIKQLLEKPSTKFQLSTTQLYNKILDNNEGELTELGAINASTGKYTGRSPKDKFIVTEPSYRDNVDWGDVNQPIDEETFLKLYNKVLDYLGKKDELYVFNGYAGSDKDSRLKLTVINELAWHNLFAHNMFIRPESKEEAKSIKPNFTIVSAPHFKADPEVDGTKTETFVIVSFKHKVILIGGTEYAGEMKKGIFSVMNYLLPMQDIMSMHCSANVGEKGDVALFFGLSGTGKTTLSADPERKLIGDDEHGWNKNGVFNIEGGCYAKAINLSKEKEPQIYDAIEYGTILENTVVKEDGTVDFDDNKFTENTRAAYPIHHIDNIVLPSKAAHPNTIIFLTADAFGVIPPISKLNKDQAMYHFLSGFTSKLAGTERGVTEPEPSFSTCFGAPFLPLHPTVYADLLGELIDKHDVDVYLVNTGWTGGKYGVGRRISLHYTRQMVNQAISGKLKDAEFTKDSTFGLNIPVEIKDVPKTILNPINAWSDAEKYKAQANDLIQRFEDNFKKFGPEVEHISDKGAFNK; translated from the coding sequence ATGTCGATTGATACATACTCTGAAACGACTAAAATTAAACAATTATTAGAAAAACCATCAACAAAGTTTCAACTATCAACAACTCAACTTTACAATAAAATATTAGATAATAATGAAGGTGAACTTACTGAATTAGGTGCTATTAATGCTAGCACTGGTAAATACACTGGCCGCTCACCTAAGGATAAGTTTATCGTTACTGAACCTTCATATAGAGATAATGTAGATTGGGGAGACGTCAATCAACCTATCGATGAAGAAACATTTTTAAAGCTTTACAATAAAGTATTAGACTACTTAGGCAAGAAAGACGAATTATATGTTTTTAATGGTTACGCAGGTAGTGATAAAGATTCACGTTTGAAATTAACTGTCATTAACGAATTAGCATGGCATAATTTATTTGCACATAACATGTTCATTCGTCCTGAATCTAAAGAAGAAGCAAAATCAATCAAACCTAACTTTACAATTGTATCTGCACCACATTTCAAAGCTGATCCTGAAGTTGATGGCACGAAGACTGAAACGTTTGTCATTGTGTCATTTAAACATAAAGTGATTTTAATCGGTGGTACAGAATATGCTGGGGAAATGAAAAAAGGTATCTTTTCAGTAATGAATTACCTATTACCTATGCAAGATATTATGAGTATGCATTGCTCTGCTAACGTGGGAGAAAAAGGCGATGTAGCACTATTCTTTGGTTTATCAGGTACAGGTAAAACAACGTTGTCAGCTGATCCTGAAAGAAAATTAATCGGTGACGATGAACATGGTTGGAATAAAAATGGCGTGTTCAACATTGAAGGTGGTTGTTATGCAAAAGCAATCAATCTTTCAAAAGAAAAAGAGCCACAAATTTATGATGCTATTGAATACGGCACTATCTTAGAAAACACAGTCGTTAAAGAAGACGGTACTGTTGATTTCGATGATAATAAATTCACTGAAAATACAAGAGCAGCTTATCCTATTCATCATATTGATAATATTGTATTACCTTCAAAAGCAGCACATCCTAATACGATTATCTTTTTAACTGCAGATGCATTTGGAGTGATTCCTCCAATTTCAAAATTAAATAAAGATCAAGCAATGTATCATTTCTTAAGTGGTTTCACGTCTAAATTAGCAGGTACAGAACGTGGTGTAACAGAACCTGAACCATCATTCTCTACTTGTTTCGGCGCACCTTTCTTACCACTTCATCCTACAGTTTATGCAGATCTTTTAGGAGAATTAATTGATAAACATGATGTTGATGTTTATTTAGTTAACACTGGATGGACTGGCGGTAAATATGGTGTTGGTAGAAGAATTAGTTTACACTATACGCGTCAAATGGTTAACCAAGCTATCTCAGGGAAATTAAAAGATGCAGAGTTTACAAAAGACTCAACATTTGGTTTAAATATTCCAGTTGAAATTAAAGATGTACCAAAAACAATCTTAAATCCTATCAATGCTTGGAGCGACGCTGAAAAATATAAAGCACAAGCAAATGATCTTATCCAAAGATTTGAAGATAACTTCAAAAAATTCGGCCCTGAAGTCGAACACATTTCTGACAAAGGTGCTTTCAATAAATAA
- the metK gene encoding methionine adenosyltransferase, protein MTNNKRLFTSESVTEGHPDKIADQVSDAILDEILKDDPNARVACETTVTTGMALISGEISTTTYVDIPKVVRETIKEIGYTRAKYGYDSQTMAVLTAIDEQSPDIAQGVDTALEYRDDISEEEIEATGAGDQGLMFGYATNETDTYMPLPIFLSHQLAKRLSDVRKDDIIDYLRPDGKVQVTVEYDENDKPKRIDTIVVSTQHAEDKSLEEIQEDIKKHVIYPTVPESLMDDKTKFYINPTGRFVIGGPQGDAGLTGRKIIVDTYGGYARHGGGCFSGKDPTKVDRSAAYAARYVAKNIVAAELAEQCEVQLAYAIGVAEPVSIAIDTFGTGKVTEAELVEAVRANFDLRPAGIIKMLDLKQPIYKQTAAYGHFGRTDVLLPWEKLDKVNVLKDTINKV, encoded by the coding sequence ATGACTAACAATAAACGATTATTTACTTCAGAATCAGTAACTGAAGGACATCCAGATAAAATTGCTGATCAGGTATCTGATGCAATCTTAGACGAAATTCTTAAAGACGACCCTAATGCACGTGTGGCTTGTGAGACTACAGTGACAACTGGAATGGCATTAATTTCAGGTGAAATATCAACGACGACATATGTTGATATTCCGAAAGTTGTAAGAGAGACCATTAAAGAAATTGGTTATACACGTGCTAAATATGGTTACGATTCACAAACGATGGCCGTTTTAACTGCCATTGATGAACAATCACCAGATATCGCTCAAGGTGTTGATACAGCATTAGAATACCGTGATGATATTTCTGAAGAAGAAATTGAAGCAACTGGTGCAGGTGACCAAGGATTAATGTTTGGTTATGCTACAAACGAAACAGATACTTATATGCCGTTACCTATTTTCTTATCTCATCAATTAGCGAAACGTCTATCAGATGTACGTAAAGATGACATTATAGACTATTTACGTCCGGATGGTAAGGTTCAGGTCACTGTAGAATATGATGAAAATGATAAACCTAAACGTATTGATACTATTGTTGTGTCAACGCAACACGCTGAAGATAAATCTTTAGAAGAAATTCAAGAGGATATTAAAAAACATGTTATTTATCCAACTGTTCCAGAATCATTAATGGATGATAAGACAAAATTCTATATTAATCCTACAGGACGTTTTGTAATCGGTGGACCACAAGGGGATGCTGGATTAACAGGACGTAAAATTATCGTGGATACGTATGGTGGTTATGCACGCCATGGTGGTGGTTGCTTCAGTGGTAAGGATCCAACTAAAGTAGACCGTTCTGCTGCTTATGCTGCTAGATATGTAGCGAAGAATATTGTTGCTGCAGAATTAGCTGAACAATGTGAAGTCCAACTTGCATACGCAATAGGTGTAGCTGAACCAGTATCAATAGCTATAGATACCTTCGGAACAGGTAAAGTAACAGAGGCTGAATTAGTTGAAGCGGTTAGAGCAAACTTTGATTTAAGACCAGCTGGTATCATTAAAATGTTGGATTTAAAACAACCTATTTATAAACAAACCGCTGCATATGGTCATTTCGGACGTACTGACGTATTATTACCATGGGAAAAATTAGATAAAGTCAACGTTTTAAAAGATACGATTAACAAAGTTTAA
- a CDS encoding NERD domain-containing protein: MSLSSPIGIGLIVAVVIAFIFFVLFLIALNSKKKIKQQTEEEYQQKEQSIKASHEEALEKERIENKKAVTKQKEDYEATVNSKEREIDALKLFSKNHSEYVTDMRLIGIRERLVNEKRIRPEDMHIMANIFLPTNELNKIERISHLVLTRTGLYIIDSQLLKGHVYNGISGAQFSELPTMEQVFNTLELDQSTPQTLVLDQNNDQKSLSFINYSDEIQQIQNVAGDLQSKLNTKYTPTSILYFNPKNDGDVTISNYAQNSNVKVLVGPEQLDEFFNKFVFHGRIQYNVDDLQQIMEQIESFN, from the coding sequence ATGAGTTTATCTTCACCTATTGGTATAGGGTTAATTGTTGCAGTAGTCATTGCATTTATCTTTTTTGTACTATTTTTAATTGCTTTAAATAGTAAGAAAAAGATTAAGCAACAAACAGAAGAAGAATACCAACAAAAAGAACAAAGTATAAAGGCATCTCATGAAGAAGCTTTAGAAAAAGAACGTATTGAGAATAAAAAGGCAGTTACGAAACAAAAAGAAGATTATGAAGCTACAGTAAATAGTAAAGAAAGAGAAATTGATGCATTAAAGCTATTCTCTAAAAACCATAGTGAATATGTAACTGATATGCGATTAATTGGTATTCGTGAGCGTTTAGTCAATGAAAAACGTATTCGTCCTGAAGATATGCATATCATGGCTAATATTTTCCTACCAACAAATGAATTAAATAAAATTGAAAGAATTAGTCATCTCGTTCTTACTCGTACTGGTTTATATATTATTGACTCTCAATTACTAAAAGGTCATGTATATAATGGGATTAGCGGTGCTCAGTTTTCTGAGTTACCAACTATGGAACAAGTATTTAATACGTTGGAATTAGATCAATCAACACCACAAACATTAGTACTTGATCAAAATAATGATCAAAAATCATTATCATTTATAAACTATTCAGACGAAATTCAACAAATACAGAATGTAGCAGGTGACTTACAAAGTAAATTAAATACAAAGTATACACCAACGTCTATTCTTTACTTTAATCCTAAAAATGATGGGGATGTTACTATTTCGAACTATGCTCAAAATAGTAATGTCAAAGTATTAGTTGGACCAGAACAACTTGATGAATTCTTTAACAAATTTGTATTCCATGGACGTATTCAATATAATGTCGACGATTTACAACAAATCATGGAACAAATTGAATCCTTTAATTAA